The proteins below come from a single Salvelinus fontinalis isolate EN_2023a chromosome 1, ASM2944872v1, whole genome shotgun sequence genomic window:
- the LOC129855287 gene encoding gastrin/cholecystokinin type B receptor-like, with protein sequence MNLTNFYSYFGHLFSTNISLEGPQHELNNWSLPEDTKPYPDLFLFSGHEPSTIVLVVMYSVSFLTGLGGNIMALLVLTRKRTGLAGVSATRRLLVNLAVCDMMVVCVCMPVNLGHQVYNAWVFGEFLCRTVPFVQAVSVSASVLSLAVISLNRYYSVHNPLHARSFFTGRRILCMICVVWIVSSGLCIPLFFMNTTQTLSLLDITLTVCVESWNEVKLKQRYSFLLFCSLYGFPVLFNLVISVLTGWKLWGTDEKRTQDSNTFGVTLSLSRLKVRKRIAKMVLSLVVLFTLSWLPLYVVDIWLDFNMTSSLEKEEDDVNHIYHEWILQGRPFALWLGLTNSALNPLCYCFVGNLHRSAKRFRKSYRQKLSSLLSLSPQQSSMPMGSTSVPKLVPYSRAQSEKRGAERRASNRYANPGNKLTKSKSLSSVTVCETVFD encoded by the coding sequence ATGAATCTAACGAATTTTTACTCATATTTTGGACATTTATTTTCTACGAATATTTCACTTGAGGGACCTCAACATGAGCTCAACAACTGGAGTTTACCGGAGGATACCAAACCCTACCCGGACTTGTTCTTATTTTCGGGACACGAACCGAGTACCATCGTGTTGGTGGTTATGTACTCGGTGTCCTTCCTCACCGGGCTCGGAGGGAACATCATGGCTCTCCTGGTCCTCACCCGAAAGAGGACCGGTCTGGCGGGGGTGTCGGCGACCCGCAGACTGCTGGTCAATCTGGCGGTGTGTGACatgatggtggtgtgtgtgtgcatgccagtTAATCTGGGACACCAGGTCTACAACGCCTGGGTGTTCGGGGAGTTTCTGTGCCGCACCGTGCCGTTCGTTCAGGCTGTTTCGGTGTCTGCGAGCGTCCTGAGCCTGGCCGTGATCAGTCTGAACCGCTACTACAGCGTGCACAACCCTCTACACGCCCGGTCCTTTTTTACCGGGCGGCGGATACTGTGTATGATCTGTGTGGTGTGGATCGTGTCGTCGGGGTTGTGCATACCGCTCTTCTTCATGAATACCACCCAGACTCTATCGCTGCTGGACATCACCCTCACTGTGTGCGTGGAGAGCTGGAACGAAGTCAAACTGAAACAGAGATATAGCTTTCTGCTCTTCTGCTCTCTCTATGGATTCCCTGTGTTGTTTAACCTGGTCATCAGCGTGCTGACCGGCTGGAAGCTGTGGGGCACCGACGAAAAACGGACGCAAGATTCGAATACATTTGGCGTTACGCTATCACTGTCCCGTCTGAAAGTGCGTAAAAGGATCGCCAAGATGGTGCTGTCGCTGGTTGTGCTTTTCACCCTGTCTTGGCTACCTCTGTATGTAGTGGACATATGGTTAGACTTTAACATGACTTCATCtttagagaaagaggaggatgatgtGAACCATATATACCACGAGTGGATTCTACAGGGGAGACCCTTCGCGCTATGGCTGGGTCTAACCAACTCCGCTCTCAACCCGCTCTGTTATTGCTTTGTGGGTAACTTACACAGGTCTGCAAAACGATTCAGGAAAAGCTACAGACAGAAACTGTCGTCATTGTTAAGTCTGTCGCCACAGCAGTCCTCTATGCCTATGGGCAGCACCTCAGTGCCCAAGCTCGTGCCCTATAGCAGGGCGCAATCGGAGAAGCGCGGCGCAGAGAGGCGCGCATCGAACAGATATGCCAATCCAGGCAACAAACTAACCAAAAGCAAGAGCCTGTCGTCTGTGACAGTGTGTGAGACTGTTTTTGActga